In one window of Tursiops truncatus isolate mTurTru1 chromosome 5, mTurTru1.mat.Y, whole genome shotgun sequence DNA:
- the NPFFR2 gene encoding LOW QUALITY PROTEIN: neuropeptide FF receptor 2 (The sequence of the model RefSeq protein was modified relative to this genomic sequence to represent the inferred CDS: inserted 3 bases in 2 codons) has translation MSENWDSNPSENWHPIWSVSDTKHDLYADSNITYVNYYLHQPQVAAIFIISYFLTFFLCMVGNTVVCFIVMRNTHMHTVTNFFTLNLAISDLLVGIFCMPITLLDNIIAGWPFGSTMCKISGLVQGISVAASVFTLAAIAVDRFQCVFYPFKPKLTIKTAFVIITIIWILAIAIMSPSAIMLHVQEEKYYRVRLNSQNKTSPVYWWRGDWPNRGKRKIYTTVLFANIYLAPLSLIVIMYGRIGIALSKTTVPHSGKQNQEQWHVVTKKQQKVIKMLLTVALLFILSWLPLWTXMMLSHYVDLSLNELRVINTYIYPLAHWLAFGNSSINPIIYGFFNENFCRGFQDAFRLHLCQKREKPKEAYTLRAKNNVVINISHLSAQESTIKNPREGFPGGIDIVLCRKSAEKPIQELMIKNXELTDSNEM, from the exons ATGAGTGAaaactgggactcaaacccatCGGAAAACTGGCATCCCATTTGGAGTGTCAGTGACACAAAGCATGATCTGTACGCGGATAGCAATATCACCTATGTGAACTACTATCTTCACCAGCCTCAAGTGGCAGCGATTTTCATTATTTCCTACTTTCTGACCTTCTTCCTATGCATGGTGGGCAATACAGTGGTTTGCTTTATTGTAATGAggaacacacatatgcacacagtCACTAATTTCTTCACCTTGAACCTGGCCATAAGTGATTTACTAGTTGGCATATTCTGTATGCCTATCACGCTGCTGGACAATATTATAGCAG GATGGCCTTTTGGAAGTACAATGTGCAAGATCAGTGGCTTGGTCCAGGGAATATCCGTTGCAGCTTCAGTCTTTACTTTAGCTGCAATAGCAGTAGATAG GTTCCAGTGTGTCTTCTACCCTTTTAAACCAAAGCTCACTATCAAGACAGCATTTGTCATCATTACGATCATCTGGATCCTGGCCATCGCCATTATGTCCCCATCTGCAATAATGTTACAcgtacaggaagaaaaatattaccGAGTGAGACTCAACTCCCAGAATAAAACCAGCCCAGTCTACTGGTGGCGGGGAGACTGGCCAAATCGGGGAAAGAGGAAGATCTATACCACTGTGCTGTTTGCTAACATCTACCTGGCTCCCCTGTCCCTCATTGTCATCATGTATGGAAGGATTGGAATTGCACTCTCCAAGACAACAGTGCCCCACTCAGGCAAACAGAACCAGGAACAGTGGCACGTGGTGACCAAGAAGCAGCAGAAGGTCATTAAGATGCTCCTGACTGTGGCCCTGCTTTTCATTCTCTCCTGGCTGCCTCTGTGGAC CATGATGCTCTCACACTACGTTGACCTGTCTCTGAATGAACTGCGGGTCATCAACACCTACATCTACCCTTTGGCACACTGGCTGGCCTTTGGCAACAGCAGCATCAACCCCATCATTTATGGTTTCTTCAATGAGAATTTTTGCCGTGGTTTCCAAGATGCTTTTCGTCTCCATCTCtgccaaaaaagagaaaagcccaAGGAAGCCTACACCCTAAGAGCTAAAAACAACGTGGTCATCAACATATCTCATCTGTCAGCTCAGGAATCTACAATTAAAAACCCAcgtgagggctttcctggtggcata gaTATTGTGCTTTGTAGGAAAAGTGCTGAAAAACCCATACAGGAATTAATGATCAAGA TTGAACTTACCGATAGCAATGAGATGTAA